One genomic segment of Ipomoea triloba cultivar NCNSP0323 chromosome 9, ASM357664v1 includes these proteins:
- the LOC116030706 gene encoding uncharacterized protein LOC116030706: protein MVDHYQTVCAMCGDVGFPDKLFRCSKCLRRFQHSYCSNYYYYSEQSDPIQVCDWCQSEQRRWNNGGAAPSRSDSGTNRPSEYSGDKIKQRDREEGMEKSGGKNPAASSLPRTATRRYKLLKDVMC from the exons ATGGTGGATCATTACCAAACTGTGTGCGCTATGTGCGGCGACGTTGGCTTCCCTGACAAGCTCTTCCGCTGCTCCAAGTGCCTCCGCCGCTTTCAACACtc GTATTGTAgcaactactactactacagtGAGCAATCGGATCCGATACAGGTGTGTGATTGGTGCCAAAGCGAGCAGAGGAGGTGGAACAATGGCGGCGCCGCCCCTTCGAGAAGTGATTCGGGGACCAACCGGCCGTCGGAATATTCCGGTGACAAAATCAAACAGCGCGACCGAGAAGAAGGCATGGAAAAGTCAGGTGGGAAGAACCCTGCTGCGTCGTCTTTGCCACGGACCGCTACTCGCCGGTACAAACTTCTCAAGGATGTTATGTGTTGA
- the LOC116029800 gene encoding uncharacterized protein LOC116029800: MSMSGPLVIAVRATNPNLTEDTRDFFQSGGLSQAPGRNPSLQEMEVHSLGLQSESNSESSSDDSATTEGQTFWFNEDDDADYVPPVERELSSTPPQCTQSAVSSDEAAWYNDVEHFGQYSHYLSSTLQPGMVFATFKDLKIKVAHHNLAVHKQFKSAHKRSEYWKATCLYPAQCPWMITAAPLDSGDQLIVKKFKDKHTCRVDYSQGGADYIVTITVIADFILPKIQVDPMYKIKYVQQDVKTKWGVNVNYKKAWYARVQALQTLYGKWDESYNLLPQMLHALQQTNPGAVVDIVANPTPNPNEFEFKYAFWAFKPAIDGFKYCLPVLTIDGTHLYGKYKGHLLLAVSMNANKEIYPIAYSIVDAETGDS; encoded by the coding sequence ATGTCAATGTCTGGCCCGTTAGTGATTGCCGTACGAGCCACGAATCCTAACCTGACCGAAGACACGAGAGATTTTTTCCAGTCTGGTGGTCTATCTCAAGCACCGGGCCGCAACCCCAGTTTACAGGAAATGGAAGTTCATAGTTTGGGCCTCCAATCTGAAAGCAATTCAGAAAGTAGTAGCGATGACAGCGCTACTACCGAAGGCCAGACTTTTTGGTTtaatgaggatgatgatgcaGATTACGTCCCTCCAGTTGAACGCGAATTGTCCTCCACTCCTCCGCAATGTACACAATCAGCTGTGAGTTCAGACGAAGCAGCATGGTACAATGATGTTGAGCATTTCGGACAGTATTCTCACTATCTGAGCTCAACCTTGCAGCCTGGAATGGTGTTCGCTACattcaaagatttaaaaataaaagtggcGCACCACAATCTTGCAGTGCATAAACAATTCAAAAGCGCTCATAAGAGATCGGAATATTGGAAGGCAACATGTTTGTATCCTGCTCAGTGTCCTTGGATGATTACTGCTGCTCCACTTGACAGTGGTGATCAGTTGATAGTTAAGAAGTTTAAAGACAAACACACGTGTCGAGTCGATTACAGTCAAGGCGGGGCAGACTACATCGTCACTATTACTGTAATTGCGGACTTCATCTTGCCGAAAATTCAGGTTGATCCGATGTACAAAATCAAATACGTACAGCAAGATGTCAAGACTAAGTGGGGTGTTAATGTTAATTACAAAAAGGCTTGGTACGCAAGGGTGCAAGCGCTACAAACACTATATGGGAAGTGGGATGAGTCATACAACTTATTGCCACAGATGCTACACGCATTACAGCAAACAAACCCCGGAGCTGTTGTTGATATTGTTGCCAACCCTACCCCTAATCCCAACGAGTTCGAATTTAAGTATGCGTTCTGGGCATTCAAACCGGCGATAGATGGATTCAAGTATTGTTTACCCGTTCTTACCATTGATGGGACACATTTGTATGGGAAGTATAAAGGACACCTATTGCTGGCAGTATCGATGAACGCTAACAAAGAAATATATCCAATCGCGTATTCGATTGTGGATGCTGAAACTGGGGATAGTTAG